The Juglans regia cultivar Chandler chromosome 2, Walnut 2.0, whole genome shotgun sequence genome includes a window with the following:
- the LOC108983102 gene encoding aspartic proteinase CDR1-like: MAHVQSSRFHAVFLFLTVLVSLLCFTPSESAGFSLKLIPRFSPESPLYPGNISQSERIQKLAEISHARANYLMSKSSQNATIDPENIHLTVHEDSIVYSAELSLGTPQSSQFFLVDGGSGLIWTQCLPCINCFNQIPPLFNSIASTTYQKIQCNDPRCRKPFYKCVNEKCVYTQKYGGGAVTKGTLSTETFTFPYTNGRVLPVQDMIFGCSNDNQDFTFRGKKISGILGLNRAPESLVSQLKSTIQGRFSYCLVYVDREMEATSILRFGEDTVSTRRDYKTTPLMYQTMTSNYYLNLLDISVGDRRIGFPPGTFALKPNGNGGCIIDTGAIATLIDRGPYERVMKEFDEHFKSFGVQRVPKVGGMEYCYKYNPKFRAYIPMTFHFQGADYKVEPTYMYFHDNAKGYFCVALMPFAGKTVLGAWQQQDMLVLYDLNLGVVRFAPENCARDKF, from the coding sequence ATGGCTCATGTTCAGAGTTCTCGATTCCATGCTGTCTTTCTCTTCCTCACAGTACTAGTCTCTTTACTCTGCTTCACTCCTTCAGAATCCGCTGGATTTAGCCTAAAGCTCATCCCTAGGTTCTCCCCAGAATCTCCTTTGTACCCCGGAAACATTAGCCAATCTGAAAGAATACAGAAACTGGCCGAAATCTCCCATGCAAGGGCTAACTATCTAATGTCAAAGTCCTCCCAAAATGCCACCATAGACCCTGAGAATATCCATCTCACAGTGCATGAAGATAGCATCGTATACTCTGCTGAGCTCTCTCTTGGAACCCCACAAAGTTCTCAATTTTTCCTTGTTGATGGTGGAAGTGGCCTCATTTGGACACAGTGCCTTCCTTGCATAAATTGCTTTAATCAAATACCTCCCTTGTTCAACTCTATTGCTTCCACCACTTACCAAAAGATCCAATGCAATGACCCTCGTTGTCGTAAGCCATTTTATAAATGTGTCAATGAAAAGTGTGTTTATACCCAAAAATATGGTGGTGGAGCTGTAACTAAGGGTACACTCTCAACAGAAACCTTCACATTTCCATACACTAATGGCCGTGTCCTGCCTGTACAAGACATGATATTTGGCTGCTCAAATGACAATCAGGATTTCACTTTTCGTGGGAAAAAGATTTCTGGGATCTTGGGATTGAACAGAGCCCCGGAGTCTTTGGTTAGCCAATTGAAAAGCACAATCCAAGGCCGTTTTTCATATTGCTTGGTCTATGTCGACCGTGAAATGGAGGCTACTAGCATCCTAAGGTTTGGGGAGGACACTGTATCAACGAGAAGAGACTATAAAACAACCCCACTAATGTACCAAACAATGACAAGCAACTATTACCTTAATCTGCTAGACATTAGTGTTGGGGACCGCCGTATTGGTTTCCCACCAGGAACCTTTGCTCTGAAACCAAACGGAAATGGAGGCTGCATCATCGACACCGGAGCCATAGCCACGCTCATCGACCGAGGTCCTTATGAGAGAGTGATGAAGGAATTTGACGAGCATTTCAAGTCTTTCGGCGTGCAGAGAGTACCAAAAGTTGGGGGGATGGAATACTGCTACAAGTATAATCCAAAGTTCCGTGCATATATACCAATGACATTCCATTTCCAAGGAGCCGACTATAAGGTGGAACCAACGTACATGTATTTTCATGATAATGCAAAGGGATATTTTTGCGTGGCTTTGATGCCGTTCGCAGGTAAAACAGTGCTGGGGGCATGGCAGCAACAAGATATGCTTGTGCTTTATGATCTCAATTTAGGTGTCGTCCGGTTTGCTCCAGAGAACTGTGCACGAGACAAATTCTGA